A genomic window from Gossypium hirsutum isolate 1008001.06 chromosome D12, Gossypium_hirsutum_v2.1, whole genome shotgun sequence includes:
- the LOC107944769 gene encoding importin subunit beta-1: MEVTQVLFNAQSIDGTVRKNAEESLKQFQEQNLPGFLLSLSGELANEEKPSETRKLAGLILKNALDAKEQHRKFELVQRWLSLDATAKSQIKACLLQTLSSPVFDAHSTTSQVIAKVAGIELPQKQWPELIGSLLSNVHQIPAYAKQATLETLGYLCEEVSPDVIDQDQVNKILTAVVQGMSASEGNIDVRLAATRALYNALGFAQANFSNDMERDYIMRVVCEATLSPEVRIRQAAFECLVSISSTYYEKLTPYIQDIFNITSKAVREDEEPVALQAIEFWSSICDEEIDILEEYGGEFTGDSDVPCFYFIKKALPALVPMLLETLLKQEEDQDQDEGAWNIAMAGGTCLGLVAQTVGDDIVPLVVPFVEENITKPDWRQREAATYAFGSILDGPSPENLIPLVNVALTFMLSALTKDPNSHVKDTTAWALGRIFEFLLGLAVDLPIITQANCQQIVTVLLQSMKDTPNVAEKACGALYFLAQGYEGEGEPSPLTPFFQEIVQSLLTVTHREDVGDSRLRTAAYETLNEVVRCSTVETAPLVLQLVAVIMMELHNTLESQKLSSEEREKQSELQGLLCGCLQVIIQKLGSSETTKYAFMQYADQIMGLFLRVFACRSATVHEEAMLAIGALAYATGADFAKYMPEFYRYLEMGLQNFEEYQVCAVTVGVVGDISRALEEKIVPYCDGIMTQLLKNLSSNQLHRSVKPPIFSCFGDIALAVGEYFEKYLMWAMSALQSAADLSTHIAGDDELVEYTNSLRNGILEAYSGIFQGFKNSPKTQLLIPYAPHILQFLDGIYMEKDMDDMVMKTAIGVLGDLADTLGNHASSMIQQSVSSKDFLNECLSSEDLLVKESAQWAKLAISRAISV; this comes from the exons ATGGAAGTTACACAGGTGCTTTTCAATGCACAATCGATTGATGGGACTGTTCGGAAGAATGCTGAAGAAAGCCTGAAACAGTTCCAGGAGCAGAACCTTCCTGGTTTCTTGCTTTCACTTTCTGGAGAGTTGGCAAATGAGGAAAAACCTAGTGAAACACGTAAATTAGCTGGTTTGATACTTAAAAATGCATTGGATGCTAAGGAGCAGCACAGAAAATTTGAGCTTGTTCAAAGATGGTTGTCGTTGGATGCTACTGCAAAGAGCCAGATTAAGGCATGCTTATTACAGACTTTGTCTTCTCCAGTATTCGATGCTCATTCAACTACATCTCAAGTCATTGCAAAGGTTGCTGGCATTGAGCTGCCCCAAAAACAGTGGCCCGAATTGATAGGTTCCCTTTTATCCAATGTTCATCAGATCCCAGCTTATGCTAAGCAAGCCACTTTGGAGACGCTTGGCTATTTGTGCGAGGAGGTCTCCCCTGATGTTATTGATCAAGATCAAGTAAATAAAATACTTACGGCTGTAGTTCAAGGTATGAGTGCATCTGAAGGAAATATTGATGTGAGGCTTGCAGCTACCAGAGCACTTTACAATGCACTCGGATTTGCTCAAGCGAATTTCAGCAATGACATGGAGCGTGATTATATCATGAGAGTTGTCTGTGAAGCAACTTTGTCCCCCGAAGTGAGGATAAGGCAGGCTGCTTTTGAGTGTTTGGTCTCCATTTCTTCAACTTACTATGAGAAATTAACTCCTTACATCCAAGATATTTTTAACATCACATCAAAGGCTGTTAGGGAAGATGAAGAACCTGTTGCCCTTCAAGCCATTGAGTTCTGGAGTTCAATATGTGACGAGGAGATAGATATTTTGGAAGAATATGGAGGTGAATTCACTGGGGATTCTGATGTACCTTGCTTTTACTTTATCAAGAAGGCACTCCCGGCCCTTGTTCCTATGCTGTTGGAGACACTGTTAAAGCAGGAAGAAGATCAAGATCAGGATGAAGGGGCTTGGAATATTGCAATGGCTGGGGGAACATGTCTTGGTTTGGTTGCGCAGACTGTAGGAGATGATATAGTCCCTCTTGTTGTGCCGTTTGTTGAGGAGAATATAACGAAACCAGATTGGAGGCAGCGGGAGGCAGCAACTTATGCTTTTGGTTCAATCTTGGATGGCCCTTCTCCTGAAAATTTAATACCTCTTGTGAATGTAGCTCTTACCTTCATGCTCAGTGCTTTGACAAAGGACCCCAATAGCCACGTCAAAGACACTACTGCCTGGGCCCTTGGACGTATCTTCGAATTCCTTCTTGGTTTGGCTGTAGATTTGCCTATTATCACTCAGGCAAATTGCCAACAGATAGTCACAGTTCTGCTGCAGAGTATGAAGGACACTCCAAATGTTGCTGAGAAGGCCTGTGGTGCTCTCTATTTTCTTGCTCAAGGTTACGAGGGTGAAGGTGAACCATCTCCTCTAACTCCTTTTTTCCAGGAAATTGTCCAGTCCCTCCTCACTGTCACTCACCGAGAAGATGTTGGGGACTCCCGGCTGAGGACTGCTGCCTATGAAACTTTGAATGAGGTGGTGAGATGCTCAACCGTTGAGACAGCTCCATTGGTATTGCAATTGGTGGCTGTCATCATGATGGAACTTCATAACACCCTTGAGAGCCAGAAACTCTCATCTGAAGAAAGAGAAAAGCAGAGTGAACTGCAAGGCCTTCTTTGTGGTTGTTTACAAGTCATTATTCAGAAGCTTGGTTCATCAGAGACAACCAAGTACGCATTCATGCAGTATGCAGATCAGATCATGGGACTTTTCCTTAGGGTTTTTGCTTGTAGGAGTGCTACCGTACATGAGGAAGCCATGCTTGCTATTGGAGCTCTTGCTTATGCAACAGGAGCAGATTTTGCAAAATACATGCCGGAGTTTTATAGGTACTTGGAGATGGGTCTTCAGAATTTTGAGGAGTACCAGGTCTGTGCTGTGACAGTTGGTGTTGTGGGTGATATTTCCAGGGCACTGGAGGAAAAAATTGTGCCTTACTGTGATGGGATTATGACACAACTTCTCAAGAATTTGTCGAGCAACCAGTTGCATCGCTCCGTGAAGCCTCCCATATTTTCATGCTTTGGTGACATTGCATTGGCAGTGGGAGAGTATTTCGAAAAATACCTAATGTGGGCCATGTCTGCACTTCAGAGCGCAGCAGATTTGTCCACCCATATAGCAGGTGATGATGAACTGGTAGAGTACACAAATTCCCTGAGAAACGGAATCCTGGAGGCATATTCTGGGATTTTCCAAGGATTTAAGAACTCTCCCAAAACCCAGCTGTTGATTCCCTATGCACCTCACATCCTCCAGTTCTTGGATGGCATATACATGGAGAAAGACAT GGATGATATGGTCATGAAGACTGCCATTGGAGTCCTTGGTGATCTAGCTGATACATTAGGAAATCATGCTAGTTCTATGATACAGCAATCTGTATCAAGCAAAGACTTTTTGAATGAATGCTTGTCTTCAGAAGACCTTCTGGTTAAAGAATCTGCTCAATGGGCCAAGTTGGCCATTAGTCGTGCCATTTCTGTTTGA
- the LOC107947228 gene encoding importin subunit beta-1 → MAMEVTQVLLNAQSIDGAVRKNAEDSLKQFQEQNLPVFLVSLSGELANEEKPVETRKLAGLVLKNALDAKEQHRKFELVQRWLSLDGNAKSQIKACLLTTLTSPVSDARSTASQVIAKVAGIELPHKQWPELIGSLLSNVHQLPAQAKQATLETLGYLCEEVSPDVIDQDQVNKILTAVVQGMSSSEGNTDVRLAATRALYNALGFAQANFSNDMERDYIMRVVCEATLSPEVRIRQAAFECLVSISSTYYEKLAPYIQDIFNITAKAVREDEEPVALQAIEFWSSICDEEIDILEEYGGDFTGDSDIPCFYFIKQALPALVPMLLETLLKQEEDQDQDEGAWNIAMAGGTCLGLVARTVGDDIVPLVVPFIEENISKPDWRQREAATYAFGSILEGPSPEKLIPLVNVALTFMLSALTKDPNSHVKDTTAWTLGRIFEFLHGSVVDSPIISQANCQQIITVLLQSMKDTPNVAEKACGALYFLAQGYEEMGPSSPLTPFFQEIVQSLLTVTHREDAGESRLRTAAYETLNEVVRCSTDETAPLVLQLVPVIMMELHNTLEGQKLSSDEKEKQSELQGLLCGCLQVIIQKLGASEPTKYVFMQYADQIMGLFLRVFACRSATVHEEAMLAIGALAYATGADFAKYMPEFYRYLEMGLQNFEEYQVCAVTVGVVGDISRALEEKIVPYCDGIMTQLLKNLSSNQLHRSVKPPIFSCFGDIALAVGEYFEKYLMWAMSALQSAAELSTHIAGDDELVEYTNSLRNGILEAYSGIFQGFKNSPKTQLLIPYAPHILQFLDGIYMEKDMDDVVMKTAIGVLGDLADTLGSHAGSMIQQSVSSKDFLNECLSSEDLMIKESAEWAKLAISRAISV, encoded by the exons ATGGCTATGGAGGTTACGCAGGTGCTTCTGAATGCACAATCAATAGATGGAGCTGTGCGAAAAAATGCAGAAGATAGCTTGAAACAGTTTCAGGAGCAAAACCTTCCTGTTTTTTTGGTCTCGCTTTCTGGGGAGTTGGCAAACGAGGAGAAGCCTGTTGAAACACGTAAATTAGCTGGTTTGGTACTTAAGAATGCATTGGATGCCAAGGAACAACACAGGAAGTTTGAGCTTGTTCAAAGATGGTTGTCATTGGATGGCAATGCAAAAAGCCAGATTAAGGCATGCTTGCTGACGACTTTGACATCTCCGGTATCGGATGCTCGTTCAACTGCATCTCAAGTCATTGCAAAGGTTGCTGGCATTGAGTTGCCACATAAACAGTGGCCTGAGTTAATAGGTTCACTTTTATCAAATGTTCATCAGCTACCAGCTCAAGCTAAGCAAGCCACTCTGGAGACGCTTGGATATTTGTGTGAGGAGGTGTCCCCTGATGTTATCGATCAAGATCAAGTAAATAAAATTCTTACAGCTGTAGTTCAAGGCATGAGTTCATCGGAGGGAAACACTGATGTGAGGCTTGCTGCAACCAGAGCACTTTACAATGCATTGGGCTTTGCGCAAGCAAATTTCAGCAATGACATGGAGCGTGATTATATCATGAGAGTTGTCTGTGAGGCAACGCTGTCCCCAGAAGTGAGGATAAGACAAGCTGCTTTCGAATGTTTGGTATCCATTTCATCAACTTATTATGAAAAATTAGCTCCATATATTCAAGATATTTTCAACATTACAGCAAAGGCTGTGAGGGAAGATGAGGAACCTGTTGCTCTTCAAGCCATTGAGTTTTGGAGCTCAATATGTGATGAGGAGATAGATATTTTGGAAGAATATGGAGGTGATTTCACTGGTGACTCAGATATTCCTTGCTTTTATTTTATCAAGCAGGCGCTCCCTGCCCTCGTTCCTATGCTGTTGGAGACACTATTGAAGCAGGAGGAGGATCAGGATCAGGATGAAGGGGCTTGGAATATTGCAATGGCTGGTGGAACATGTCTTGGTTTGGTTGCACGGACTGTTGGAGATGATATAGTACCTCTTGTTGTGCCATTTATTGAGGAAAATATTTCAAAACCGGATTGGAGGCAGCGGGAGGCAGCAACTTATGCCTTTGGTTCAATCTTGGAGGGCCCTTCTCCAGAAAAGTTAATACCCCTTGTGAATGTTGCCCTTACTTTTATGCTCAGTGCTTTGACAAAGGACCCCAATAGCCATGTCAAAGACACAACAGCCTGGACCCTGGGACGTATCTTTGAATTTCTTCATGGTTCAGTTGTTGATTCTCCCATCATCAGTCAAGCAAATTGCCAACAGATTATTACAGTTCTGCTACAGAGCATGAAGGACACTCCAAATGTTGCTGAGAAGGCCTGTGGTGCTCTCTATTTTCTTGCTCAAGGTTATGAGGAGATGGGTCCATCATCTCCTTTAACTCCCTTTTTCCAGGAAATTGTCCAGTCCCTTCTCACTGTCACTCACAGAGAAGATGCCGGTGAATCTCGGCTGAGGACTGCTGCTTATGAGACACTGAATGAAGTGGTGAGGTGTTCAACTGATGAGACTGCTCCATTGGTGTTGCAATTGGTTCCTGTCATCATGATGGAGCTTCACAACACACTTGAGGGCCAGAAACTCTCATCCGATGAAAAGGAAAAGCAGAGTGAATTGCAAGGCCTTCTTTGTGGGTGTTTGCAAGTCATTATTCAAAAGCTTGGTGCATCAGAACCAACGAAATATGTGTTCATGCAGTATGCAGATCAGATTATGGGACTTTTCCTTCGGGTTTTTGCTTGTAGGAGTGCTACCGTACATGAGGAGGCCATGCTTGCTATTGGAGCTCTTGCTTATGCAACAGGAGCAGATTTTGCAAAATACATGCCGGAGTTTTATAGGTATTTGGAAATGGGTCTTCAGAATTTTGAAGAGTACCAGGTCTGCGCTGTGACAGTCGGTGTTGTGGGTGATATTTCCAGGGCACTGGAGGAAAAAATTGTGCCTTACTGTGATGGTATTATGACACAACTTCTCAAGAATTTGTCGAGCAACCAGTTGCATCGCTCTGTGAAGCCTCCCATATTTTCATGCTTTGGTGACATTGCATTGGCAGTGGGAGAGTATTTTGAAAAGTATCTAATGTGGGCCATGTCTGCACTTCAGAGCGCTGCAGAGTTGTCTACCCATATAGCAGGTGATGATGAATTGGTAGAGTACACAAACTCCCTTAGAAACGGAATCCTGGAGGCATATTCCGGGATTTTTCAAGGGTTTAAGAACTCTCCCAAAACCCAGCTGTTGATTCCTTATGCACCTCACATCCTCCAGTTTTTGGATGGCATATACATGGAGAAAGACAT GGATGATGTGGTGATGAAGACTGCCATTGGAGTCCTTGGTGATCTGGCTGATACATTAGGAAGTCATGCTGGTTCTATGATACAGCAATCTGTCTCGAGCAAAGACTTTTTGAATGAATGCTTGTCTTCAGAAGACCTTATGATTAAAGAATCTGCTGAATGGGCCAAGTTGGCCATTAGTCGTGCCATTTCTGTTTGA